One stretch of Zhihengliuella flava DNA includes these proteins:
- a CDS encoding MinD/ParA family ATP-binding protein, whose protein sequence is MPTSTPRPEDDSAPYGQIVDPWAPQTSRRAQRQQARRESPASRNAASAPRVDPGAGAPLAYELLRLSNVSGASGGFGRLLRSMFGSDTSAGDLAAAAHEAQAAVTTGRRIAVFSTRGGAGTTTATAALARVFAAVRQDTTAALDLSLGHGSLGLRLGADPAAGRSFAQLVPDTTGGRLPTAAELHAMLVPITDNLLATASAPAAAGPPPAGSLVRETCANVSRYFPLTLLDCPAGINQSTTASALADAHAVLWVVPATMSGVEDALAQLSGPYLRQLVAAGRVVVLVTQLDRKAPVTAAAQAQRLHALGYEAHALDYDAHLAAGARLSLNLLGAERRMALAQLAGRLVTNANAAQTSLKAGRRP, encoded by the coding sequence ATGCCGACTAGCACTCCGCGGCCCGAGGACGACTCCGCCCCGTACGGCCAGATCGTTGACCCCTGGGCCCCGCAGACGTCGCGTCGCGCGCAGCGGCAGCAGGCTCGGCGGGAGTCCCCGGCCTCGCGCAACGCGGCTTCGGCTCCCCGCGTGGACCCCGGCGCTGGCGCGCCGCTGGCGTACGAGCTGCTCCGCCTGTCGAACGTCTCCGGTGCCTCCGGTGGTTTCGGCCGCTTGCTGCGCTCCATGTTCGGCTCGGACACCTCCGCGGGGGACCTCGCCGCCGCGGCCCACGAGGCCCAGGCCGCGGTCACCACCGGACGCCGCATCGCCGTCTTTTCCACCCGCGGCGGCGCCGGTACCACGACGGCGACGGCGGCGCTCGCCCGCGTCTTTGCCGCCGTGCGGCAGGATACGACGGCGGCGCTCGACCTCTCGCTGGGTCACGGCAGCTTGGGCTTGCGGTTGGGGGCGGATCCGGCAGCGGGACGCTCCTTCGCCCAGCTGGTGCCGGACACCACGGGCGGACGCCTGCCCACGGCCGCCGAGCTCCACGCGATGTTGGTTCCCATCACGGACAACCTCCTCGCGACGGCGAGCGCTCCGGCCGCTGCCGGGCCGCCTCCCGCCGGGTCGCTGGTCCGGGAAACGTGTGCCAACGTCTCCCGGTACTTCCCCCTGACGTTGTTGGACTGCCCCGCCGGCATCAATCAATCCACCACCGCCTCCGCCTTGGCCGACGCGCATGCCGTCCTCTGGGTCGTCCCCGCGACGATGAGCGGGGTCGAAGACGCGCTCGCCCAGTTGTCCGGCCCGTACCTGCGTCAGCTCGTCGCGGCAGGCCGCGTCGTCGTGCTGGTGACGCAGTTGGACCGCAAGGCGCCCGTCACCGCGGCGGCCCAAGCGCAGCGGCTCCACGCGCTGGGGTACGAGGCCCACGCCCTCGACTACGACGCCCACTTGGCCGCGGGCGCGCGGCTGAGCTTGAATCTCTTGGGTGCTGAGCGCCGCATGGCACTGGCCCAGCTGGCTGGACGGCTCGTCACCAACGCCAACGCGGCGCAGACCTCGCTGAAGGCGGGGCGCCGCCCGTGA
- the eccD gene encoding type VII secretion integral membrane protein EccD, producing the protein MSETVTHPYTRVTLAGDRRRLDLLLPSTAEVGTLMPQILRLLGDTPGERVASKVLLTDTGEPLPTNTTLAEAGIVDGATLSLLNNHEAPPPAVVYDVTDAVVAEAESVRGTWQTRHVIIGSGVAAGAAAVLGLWLLTGHYAPQSAWWILLACGGGLLAAGASLVAASRPIAATLQVTGAALAVLGLAQWEWLPGYGFALLTAAVVVALIAALAGVARRPSAVLTTAGIAGALTALWAGAYPLAQWATADDVDPAAAIAGIGTLGSAVILGLLPSIALNASGLAKLDDARAEGAAIMRYDAVAAVHSAHAALRFGTVATALSAGVGLWLIPETDQPQWTLPLTACLALAITLRARSFPLAVERYALYAAAGLGVVSLSLTLTQLAGSLAWIVAVGLLAAALGAGLGLVVRLADHVQARLRQIAGRIESLAIVASIPLIVGYCGVFSLLLSSF; encoded by the coding sequence GTGAGCGAGACAGTGACCCACCCGTACACCCGCGTCACGCTGGCCGGTGACCGCCGCCGCCTCGACCTGCTGCTGCCGTCGACGGCGGAGGTCGGCACGCTGATGCCGCAGATTTTGCGGCTACTCGGAGACACTCCCGGCGAGCGCGTCGCATCGAAGGTGTTGCTCACGGATACCGGCGAGCCCCTACCCACCAACACCACACTCGCCGAGGCGGGCATCGTGGACGGCGCCACGCTGAGTCTGCTGAACAATCACGAGGCGCCACCACCTGCCGTGGTCTACGACGTCACCGATGCCGTCGTCGCGGAGGCTGAGTCCGTTCGGGGCACGTGGCAGACCCGCCACGTCATCATCGGCTCCGGCGTCGCGGCCGGGGCCGCCGCGGTGCTGGGCCTCTGGCTCCTCACCGGCCACTACGCACCGCAGTCCGCCTGGTGGATCCTGCTCGCCTGCGGCGGCGGACTGCTGGCGGCCGGCGCCTCACTGGTTGCGGCCTCCCGTCCCATCGCCGCCACGTTGCAGGTCACGGGCGCAGCACTGGCCGTCCTCGGGCTCGCCCAGTGGGAGTGGCTGCCGGGCTACGGATTCGCGCTGCTCACCGCCGCCGTCGTCGTCGCCCTCATCGCTGCACTGGCTGGCGTGGCGAGGCGCCCGTCCGCGGTGCTCACCACGGCGGGCATCGCCGGCGCTTTGACGGCCCTCTGGGCCGGCGCCTACCCGTTGGCACAGTGGGCAACGGCGGACGACGTCGATCCGGCCGCGGCCATCGCTGGCATCGGCACGCTCGGCTCTGCGGTCATCCTCGGCCTCCTGCCCTCGATTGCGCTCAACGCCTCGGGGTTGGCCAAGCTCGACGACGCACGGGCGGAGGGGGCCGCGATCATGCGGTACGACGCCGTGGCGGCCGTCCACAGCGCCCACGCCGCCTTGCGCTTCGGTACCGTCGCCACCGCTCTGTCCGCGGGGGTGGGGCTGTGGTTGATCCCGGAGACGGACCAACCACAGTGGACGTTGCCGCTCACGGCCTGCTTGGCGCTGGCGATCACCCTGCGCGCCCGGTCCTTCCCCTTGGCGGTGGAGCGCTACGCGCTCTATGCGGCGGCGGGCCTCGGCGTGGTGTCCCTCTCGCTGACGCTCACGCAATTGGCCGGTTCCTTGGCCTGGATCGTCGCAGTGGGCCTGCTGGCCGCCGCCCTCGGCGCCGGCTTGGGCCTGGTGGTGCGTTTGGCGGATCACGTGCAGGCGCGGCTTCGGCAGATCGCGGGCCGGATCGAGTCCCTCGCCATCGTGGCGTCGATCCCACTGATCGTCGGCTACTGCGGCGTGTTTTCGCTCCTCCTGTCCTCTTTCTGA
- a CDS encoding WXG100 family type VII secretion target, which translates to MSGEFKGKMSIGAVSDASKQSENSGLELVKLVEEMLDGVEELQNTFKGSAANEFVAVINEGTRVQGELIAALASISSGQADAAKAYLDMDSEMEGEGRDAKSVAAAASGNTGFNLGGR; encoded by the coding sequence ATGAGCGGTGAGTTCAAGGGCAAGATGAGCATTGGCGCCGTCTCTGACGCCTCGAAGCAGTCGGAAAACTCGGGTCTCGAGCTGGTGAAGCTCGTCGAGGAGATGCTCGACGGCGTGGAGGAATTGCAAAACACCTTCAAGGGGTCGGCCGCCAACGAGTTCGTCGCCGTGATTAACGAGGGCACGCGCGTGCAGGGCGAATTGATCGCCGCACTGGCCTCCATCTCCTCCGGTCAGGCGGACGCGGCGAAGGCCTACTTGGACATGGATTCCGAGATGGAGGGCGAGGGCCGCGATGCCAAGTCGGTGGCCGCAGCAGCCTCCGGCAACACCGGCTTCAACCTCGGCGGCCGCTAA